The Deinococcus wulumuqiensis R12 genome has a window encoding:
- a CDS encoding TetR/AcrR family transcriptional regulator has product MTALPRRLSAPERRQQILDMAASLFVERGFESVTVADLAHELQTSRPTIYSYFPSTEAILDELLGQRLSGLLSRLDPLLRDLSPDSPPSNAAEVVFRFLLGEADTLRLLHSGGVPTFQARRHAFLSQLGERLTLSPELLIRREPELLLLLTTLLDSLALRAVTDPSLDADRLARSLNTFVVGGAQALRGGHGSGS; this is encoded by the coding sequence ATGACCGCTCTCCCCCGTCGCCTGAGCGCCCCGGAGCGGCGCCAGCAGATTCTGGACATGGCCGCCTCTCTCTTTGTCGAGCGGGGCTTCGAGAGCGTGACGGTGGCCGACCTCGCCCACGAACTTCAGACCTCGCGCCCGACCATCTACAGCTACTTTCCGTCCACCGAGGCGATTCTCGACGAACTGCTCGGGCAGCGGCTCTCCGGGCTGCTTTCCCGCCTCGACCCCCTGCTGCGCGACCTCAGCCCCGACTCACCCCCCAGCAACGCCGCCGAGGTGGTGTTCCGCTTTCTGCTGGGCGAGGCCGACACCCTGCGCCTGCTGCACAGCGGCGGGGTGCCCACCTTTCAGGCGCGGCGGCACGCTTTTCTCAGTCAGCTCGGTGAGCGCCTGACCCTTTCGCCCGAACTGCTGATTCGCCGCGAACCCGAGCTGCTGCTGCTGCTTACGACCCTGCTCGACAGCCTCGCGCTGCGGGCCGTGACCGACCCCAGCCTCGACGCCGACCGCCTCGCCCGCAGCCTCAACACCTTCGTGGTGGGCGGCGCACAGGCACTTCGCGGCGGCCACGGCAGCGGGAGCTGA
- a CDS encoding YhgE/Pip family protein produces MSFLRDFQTLTPPERSLWRHPMMWLASAAIAVVPTLYSTIYLGSTIDPYGSLEQLPVGIVNLDRGTTERGKAYDLGRETVDKLLDDPKFNYVRYATEAEAEAAVRRGDIYFNLTIPRDFSRRAIGGDSAQHGLLKFYVSEGSSYFATRVASSFADTLSGELNRSLGENRWEVVQESLADVQQGFADIRTATRKLRDGATDLEEGTAKLRDGAGDLADGAARAADGSRQLADGAGTLSDGVGRLTGGTAQLSDGLRQLEAAAPGEAQLAPLRSGAAQLRSGTDRLSSGLTQLSEGADKLATGAKSANEGAQQVAAGNKQLATQLPQLQSGLTQLSEGADKLATGAKSANEGAQQVATGNKQLAAQLPQLQSGLGQLSDGAEKLASGAESANEGARQVAAGNKQLAAQLPQLQSGLGQLSDGAEKLASGAKSANDGAQQVAAGNKQLATQLPQLQSGLGQLSDGAGKLASGAKSANEGAQQVAAGNKQLAAQLPQLQSGLGQLSDGADKLSAGAKSANEGARQVAAGNKQLAAQLPQLQSGLGQLSEGADKLATGAKSANEGAQQVAVGNKQLAAQLPQLQSGLRQASAGAEQLNTGAAELATGTLQLNDAVKNQPLLPGALKDSVAKVNRGAMEVHSGTNSLSNALPQLEAGAGRAVTGAQQLGEGAEKLAAGTAQLSEGASTLSGKLKEAEQGSAAAVKGAQQLGEGAEKLAAGTAQLSEGASTLSGKLKEAEQGSAAAVKGAQQLGEGAEKLAAGTAQLSEGASTLSGKLKEAEQGSAAAVKGAQQLGEGAEKLAAGTAQLSEGASTLSGKLKEAEQGSAAAVKGAQQLSAGSAQLAAGTEQLASGSATLATGLKQAQQGSVAAVKGAQQLSAGSAQLAAGTEQLASGSATLATGLEQAQQGSAAAVKGAQQLSAGSAQLAAGTAQLQDGSATLAEKTGEAAQGARTLSEGAGSLQGGVDQLVEGNLKIKSALGQITQKLPAQSDLDQLSGGASTLAGKSDELAGGLGELRSGARKLADGSAEVDDGAVKLRDGLRELYSKLPKKTEELGGDPEGLSASVQPVTRKFAPVENNGAAFAPYFMALSLWVGATLSTFIFPYQQLARSAHRTSQLARVVRKGLQPAVLVVVQALLVVWGVQLLGVDYLHPLQVTATAVTSSLVFLTLVMGLIFLFGAAGRLFALILLVLQLAASGGSYPVELSPAFFQHIHRWIPVTQSVNALRHAISGAYEGQYLKFMLLLLSIGVAGIVLSLLGRRRWDFVRDRDFKPLINSPLSYHDLPPEEEDETPPPPAAPSPV; encoded by the coding sequence ATGTCTTTCCTTCGTGATTTTCAAACCCTGACCCCCCCCGAGCGCAGCCTGTGGCGCCACCCGATGATGTGGCTGGCGTCGGCGGCCATCGCTGTCGTGCCCACGCTGTACTCGACCATCTACCTGGGCAGCACCATCGACCCTTACGGCAGCCTGGAGCAGTTGCCGGTGGGTATCGTCAACCTCGACCGGGGCACCACCGAGCGCGGTAAGGCCTACGACCTGGGCCGGGAAACGGTGGACAAGCTGCTGGACGACCCCAAGTTCAACTACGTGCGCTACGCGACCGAGGCTGAGGCCGAGGCCGCCGTGCGCCGGGGCGACATCTACTTCAACCTGACCATTCCCCGCGATTTCAGCCGCCGGGCCATCGGGGGCGACAGTGCCCAGCACGGCCTGCTCAAGTTCTATGTCTCGGAGGGCAGCAGTTATTTCGCCACCCGCGTGGCGTCCAGCTTTGCCGACACGCTCTCGGGCGAACTGAACCGCTCGCTCGGCGAAAACCGCTGGGAAGTCGTGCAGGAGTCGCTCGCCGACGTGCAGCAGGGCTTTGCCGATATCCGCACCGCCACCCGCAAACTGCGCGACGGGGCCACCGACCTCGAAGAAGGCACCGCCAAGCTGCGTGACGGCGCGGGTGACCTCGCGGACGGAGCAGCCCGCGCCGCCGACGGCAGCCGCCAGCTCGCCGACGGCGCGGGCACCCTCTCGGACGGCGTGGGGCGCCTGACGGGTGGCACGGCCCAGCTTTCGGACGGTCTGCGGCAACTGGAGGCCGCCGCACCGGGCGAAGCCCAGCTCGCCCCCCTGCGCAGCGGCGCGGCCCAGCTCCGCAGCGGCACCGACCGCCTGTCCAGCGGCCTGACCCAGCTTTCCGAGGGCGCGGACAAGCTCGCCACCGGTGCGAAAAGCGCGAACGAGGGCGCCCAGCAGGTGGCGGCAGGGAACAAGCAGCTCGCTACGCAGCTTCCCCAGCTTCAAAGCGGCCTGACCCAGCTTTCCGAGGGCGCGGACAAGCTCGCCACCGGTGCGAAAAGCGCGAACGAGGGCGCCCAGCAGGTGGCGACGGGGAACAAGCAGCTCGCCGCGCAGCTTCCCCAGCTCCAGAGCGGCTTAGGTCAACTGTCGGACGGGGCAGAAAAACTCGCGTCCGGCGCGGAAAGTGCGAACGAGGGTGCCCGGCAAGTGGCGGCGGGGAACAAGCAACTGGCCGCGCAGCTTCCCCAGCTCCAAAGCGGCTTGGGTCAGCTGTCGGACGGGGCAGAAAAACTCGCGTCCGGCGCGAAAAGTGCAAACGACGGTGCCCAGCAAGTGGCGGCGGGGAACAAGCAGCTCGCTACGCAGCTTCCCCAGCTTCAAAGCGGCCTGGGCCAACTGTCGGACGGTGCAGGAAAACTCGCGTCCGGCGCGAAAAGTGCGAACGAAGGTGCTCAGCAGGTGGCGGCGGGGAACAAGCAACTGGCCGCGCAGCTTCCCCAGCTCCAGAGCGGCTTAGGTCAACTGTCGGATGGGGCGGACAAGCTCTCAGCAGGTGCGAAAAGTGCGAACGAGGGTGCCCGGCAGGTGGCGGCGGGGAACAAGCAACTGGCCGCGCAGCTTCCCCAGCTCCAAAGCGGCCTGGGTCAGCTTTCCGAGGGCGCGGACAAGCTCGCCACCGGTGCGAAAAGTGCGAACGAGGGTGCCCAGCAGGTGGCAGTCGGAAACAAGCAACTGGCCGCGCAGCTTCCTCAGCTCCAGAGTGGCCTGCGGCAGGCAAGTGCGGGGGCCGAACAGCTCAACACGGGGGCCGCTGAACTGGCGACCGGCACGCTGCAACTCAACGACGCGGTGAAAAACCAGCCTCTGCTGCCCGGGGCGCTCAAGGACAGCGTGGCGAAGGTCAACCGGGGAGCGATGGAGGTCCACAGCGGCACCAACAGCCTCAGCAACGCTCTGCCTCAACTCGAAGCGGGCGCGGGCAGGGCCGTCACAGGTGCGCAGCAACTGGGAGAGGGTGCCGAGAAGCTGGCCGCCGGAACCGCCCAACTTTCGGAAGGGGCAAGCACGCTGTCGGGCAAGCTGAAGGAGGCCGAGCAGGGCAGCGCCGCCGCCGTGAAGGGCGCGCAGCAACTGGGAGAGGGTGCCGAGAAGCTGGCCGCCGGAACCGCGCAGCTCTCGGAAGGGGCAAGCACGCTGTCGGGCAAGCTGAAGGAGGCCGAGCAGGGCAGCGCCGCCGCCGTGAAGGGCGCTCAGCAACTGGGAGAGGGTGCCGAGAAGCTGGCCGCCGGAACCGCGCAACTCTCGGAAGGGGCAAGCACGCTGTCGGGAAAGCTGAAGGAAGCCGAGCAAGGCAGCGCCGCCGCCGTGAAGGGCGCTCAGCAACTGGGAGAAGGTGCCGAGAAGCTGGCTGCCGGAACCGCGCAACTCTCGGAGGGGGCAAGCACGCTGTCGGGCAAGCTGAAGGAAGCCGAGCAAGGCAGCGCCGCCGCCGTGAAGGGCGCTCAGCAGCTTTCGGCGGGGTCGGCCCAACTCGCCGCCGGGACGGAACAGCTCGCGAGTGGTTCGGCCACGCTGGCAACGGGTCTGAAACAGGCGCAGCAGGGAAGCGTCGCCGCCGTGAAAGGTGCTCAGCAACTCTCGGCGGGGTCGGCCCAGCTCGCTGCCGGGACGGAACAGCTCGCGAGTGGTTCGGCCACGCTGGCAACGGGTCTGGAACAGGCGCAGCAGGGAAGTGCCGCCGCCGTGAAAGGTGCTCAGCAACTCTCGGCGGGGTCGGCGCAACTGGCTGCCGGGACCGCGCAGCTTCAGGACGGCTCGGCCACGCTGGCCGAAAAGACCGGGGAAGCCGCGCAGGGCGCACGGACGCTCAGCGAGGGTGCCGGGTCGCTTCAGGGCGGCGTGGACCAGCTCGTCGAAGGCAACCTCAAAATCAAGTCGGCGCTGGGGCAAATCACGCAGAAGTTGCCCGCCCAGAGCGACCTCGACCAGCTCTCCGGCGGGGCCAGCACCCTGGCCGGGAAGTCGGATGAACTCGCGGGCGGACTGGGCGAGCTGCGCAGCGGCGCACGGAAACTGGCCGACGGCAGCGCCGAAGTGGACGACGGCGCGGTCAAATTGCGCGACGGTCTGCGCGAGCTGTACAGCAAGCTGCCGAAAAAGACCGAGGAACTCGGCGGCGACCCCGAGGGCCTGAGTGCGAGCGTGCAGCCCGTCACCCGCAAGTTCGCGCCCGTCGAGAACAATGGGGCGGCGTTCGCGCCGTACTTCATGGCCCTGAGCCTGTGGGTGGGGGCCACGCTCAGCACCTTCATTTTCCCCTACCAGCAACTCGCCCGCAGCGCCCACCGCACCTCGCAACTGGCGCGGGTGGTGCGCAAGGGACTGCAACCGGCGGTGCTGGTGGTCGTTCAGGCGCTGCTGGTGGTCTGGGGCGTGCAGCTGCTGGGCGTGGACTACCTCCACCCGTTGCAGGTCACGGCCACGGCGGTCACGTCCAGCCTCGTGTTTCTGACGCTGGTGATGGGCCTGATTTTCCTGTTCGGGGCCGCCGGGCGCCTGTTCGCGCTGATTTTGCTCGTGCTGCAACTCGCGGCGTCGGGCGGCAGCTACCCGGTGGAACTCTCGCCTGCCTTTTTCCAGCACATCCACCGCTGGATTCCCGTGACCCAGAGCGTCAACGCCCTGCGCCACGCCATTTCCGGCGCCTACGAGGGCCAGTACCTCAAGTTCATGCTGCTGCTGCTCAGCATCGGCGTGGCCGGCATCGTGCTGTCGCTGCTGGGCCGCCGCCGCTGGGACTTCGTGCGTGACCGCGACTTCAAGCCGCTCATCAACTCGCCCCTCTCGTACCACGACCTGCCCCCGGAGGAAGAGGACGAAACCCCACCGCCGCCCGCCGCGCCGAGTCCGGTGTAA